In the genome of Aspergillus luchuensis IFO 4308 DNA, chromosome 2, nearly complete sequence, one region contains:
- a CDS encoding putative disulfide isomerase (COG:O;~EggNog:ENOG410PG1G;~InterPro:IPR036249,IPR013766,IPR017937;~PFAM:PF00085;~SECRETED:SignalP(1-22)) yields MLQPSSALLFVTSLLAALPVNADGLYTKKSPVLQVNQKNYDQLIANSNHTSIVEFYAPWCGHCQNLKPAYEKAATNLDGLAKVAAVNCDDDDNKPFCGRMGVQGFPTLKIVTPGKKPGKPRVEDYKGARSAKAIVEAVVDRIPNHVKRATDKDLNTWLAQDEESPKAILFTEKGTTSPLLRALAIDFLGSIQVAQVRNKETEAVEKFGITEFPTFVLLPGGGQDPIVYDGELKKKPMVDFLSQAAAPNPDPAPKGTTAPRDNNKKKSTESAPDPKVAQDDDTKPASVPIPAPPIDTLPTAEALEAACLMPKSGTCVLALLPEPSEPDADLPAPAKDALLSLAEISHKHAVRKSKLFPFYSVPAINSGAKTLRAGLGLPEDNSVEIVALNGRRGWWRRYDSVEGAEYGQERVEAWIDAIRLGEGEKQKLPDGVVVEEVVEEKVEEKVEEVVEEPVEEKPAVDHDEL; encoded by the exons ATGCTGCAGCCCAGCTCGGCACTGCTTTTCGTCACGTCGCTTCTGGCGGCGTTGCCTGTCAACGCTGATGGATTGTATACGAAGAAATCCCCCGTCTTGCAGGTCAACCAGAAGAACTATGACCAGCTGATTGCAAATTCCAATCATACTTCG ATCGTAGA ATTCTACGCGCCCTGGTGCGGTCACTGCCAGAACCTGAAACCCGCCTACGAAAAAGCCGCAACCAACCTCGACGGCCTGGCCAAAGTCGCAGCCGTCAATtgcgacgatgacgacaacAAACCCTTCTGCGGCCGCATGGGCGTCCAGGGCTTCCCTACCCTCAAGATCGTCACCCCCGGCAAGAAACCCGGCAAGCCGCGCGTGGAAGACTACAAGGGCGCGCGGAGCGCCAAAGCGATCGTCGAAGCAGTCGTCGACCGAATCCCCAACCACGTGAAGCGCGCAACAGACAAGGACCTGAACACCTGGCTCGCGCAGGACGAAGAGTCGCCCAAAGCCATCCTCTTCACGGAGAAAGGCACCACCagccctctcctccgcgccCTGGCCATCGACTTCCTCGGCTCCATCCAAGTCGCCCAAGTCCGCAACAAGGAAACCGAAGCCGTCGAGAAATTCGGCATCACCGAGTTCCCGaccttcgtcctcctcccagGAGGCGGCCAAGACCCCATCGTCTACGACGgcgagctgaagaagaagcccatggTCGACTTCCTCAGCCAAGCCGCCGCTCCTAACCCGGATCCTGCCCCTAAGGGCACCACCGCGCCCCGCGAtaacaacaagaagaaatccACCGAATCTGCCCCAGACCCGAAGGTCGCCCAGGACGACGACACCAAACCCGCCAGTGTGCCCATCCCGGCTCCTCCCATTGATACCCTCCCCACCGCGGAAGCCCTCGAGGCTGCCTGTCTGATGCCGAAATCCGGTACCTGCGTGCTGGCTCTCCTCCCTGAGCCGAGCGAGCCCGACGCAGACCTCCCCGCTCCGGCCAAGGACGCCCTCCTCAGTCTGGCTGAGATCTCACACAAGCATGCCGTTCGTAAGAGCAAGCTCTTCCCGTTCTACAGTGTCCCGGCTATCAATAGCGGAGCTAAGACCCTCCGCGCTGGACTCGGTCTGCCGGAGGATAACTCTGTGGAGATCGTTGCTTTGAATGGACGTCGTGGCTGGTGGCGCAGGTATGACTCGGTTGAGGGCGCGGAGTACGGCCAGGAGCGTGTCGAGGCTTGGATTGATGCGATTAGGCTGGGTGAGGGcgagaagcagaagttgcctgatggtgttgtcgttgaggaggtggttgaggagaaggttgaagagaaggtcgaggAAGTGGTTGAAGAGCCCGTCGAGGAGAAGCCGGCGGTCGACCACGACGAGTTGTAA
- a CDS encoding F-box protein (COG:S;~EggNog:ENOG410PMBA;~InterPro:IPR001810,IPR036047;~PFAM:PF00646,PF12937;~go_function: GO:0005515 - protein binding [Evidence IEA]), whose product MSNASPSEGKGMALLPREIFWLILKRLEPGDVLRCRRVCKSWKEAFSIGANLLPMLKKRYPLAREVRQLASESAETLESPEYDTHISQIFDKVTAKYDYLSRLTYRTMHKFKLTNDFGITGQKNWFSVPPWEHHASHLRQRVDRSFGETFWTYDDGLLVFPSAEHSCLVLMDMDTDRKFMVPFIIVGRVIRRVRLQKRVLIIEWAEYIPYHWLNDSDGVHRHFATSFDVNRKEDGWSVNFRNEWKIMFLGHPLSERDRFYSTHTSTHYAIYIWQPNRSLYTADEDAPIESLSVWDISKPSDYRPSLDPTGRLRFESGGGGEGGEEDLGPTIITRLGFRELDFYGIRQRGLPMIQSLSITDDDQSIEILEGTCAGRSPQVLIPDAWESEVWVTTIPIVGEGPRRRQRADFALPPYRGNCSLQTKPITFAICDEPWHSIVCESYDEQSQTGYCLYFEKQEWPIEMALFLAVASPEYAPEPAIVLPGSMVTEFIGMGKVCGTEDYIIGQNRNRELVIFRFDR is encoded by the coding sequence ATGTCCAATGCATCCCCATCTGAAGGCAAGGGCATGGCCCTCCTGCCCCGGGAGATCTTCTGGCTTATACTGAAGCGTCTCGAGCCAGGCGATGTCCTCCGTTGCCGACGAGTCTGCAAGTCATGGAAGGAAGCCTTTAGCATTGGCGCCAACCTGCTTCCAATGCTGAAGAAACGATACCCCTTAGCCAGAGAAGTGCGACAGCTAGCCTCTGAAAGCGCAGAAACACTCGAATCACCAGAATACGACACTCACATATCCCAGATCTTCGACAAAGTCACAGCCAAATATGACTATCTAAGTCGACTAACGTACCGAACAATGCACAAGTTCAAGCTCACCAATGACTTCGGCATCACAGGCCAGAAGAACTGGTTCTCCGTCCCGCCATGGGAACACCACGCCAGCCATCTCAGGCAGCGCGTCGACCGATCATTCGGCGAGACCTTCTGGACCTACGACGACGGGCTCCTAGTATTCCCAAGTGCAGAGCATTCATGTCTCGTCCTGATGGACATGGACACCGACAGAAAATTCATGGtccccttcatcatcgtcggacGAGTAATCCGCCGAGTCCGTCTGCAGAAACgagtcctcatcatcgaatGGGCAGAATACATACCCTACCACTGGCTCAACGACAGCGATGGTGTCCACCGACACTTCGCGACTTCCTTCGACGTGAACCGCAAGGAAGATGGCTGGAGCGTCAACTTCCGAAATGAATGGAAGATTATGTTCCTCGGCCATCCTCTCAGCGAGCGAGATCGGTTCTACTCCACCCATACCAGCACCCATTATGCCATCTACATCTGGCAACCCAACCGCAGCCTCTACACCGCAGACGAAGACGCCCCCATCGAGTCCCTCTCCGTCTGGGACATTTCCAAACCCTCGGATTACCGACCTTCCCTAGACCCAACGGGTCGCTTGCGATTCGAgtccggaggaggaggagaaggaggagaagaagacctcggacccaccatcatcactcgCCTCGGGTTCCGAGAACTAGACTTCTATGGCATCCGTCAGCGAGGTCTCCCAATGATACAATCCCTCAGCATCACCGACGACGATCAGTCTATAGAGATCCTCGAGGGTACGTGCGCGGGCCGTTCACCGCAGGTTCTTATTCCTGATGCATGGGAGTCTGAGGTGTGGGTGACGACTATCCCCATCGTTGGCGAGGGTCCGCGCCGGCGACAACGCGCTGACTTTGCCTTGCCGCCGTATCGAGGGAATTGTAGCCTGCAGACTAAACCTATTACTTTCGCGATCTGCGATGAACCGTGGCATTCTATTGTTTGTGAGTCGTATGATGAGCAGTCGCAGACGGGTTATTGTCTTTACTTTGAGAAACAGGAATGGCCGATTGAAATGGCTCTGTTTCTCGCTGTTGCCTCACCTGAATACGCTCCTGAACCGGCCATTGTCCTGCCTGGGAGCATGGTAACGGAGTTCATTGGGATGGGGAAGGTTTGTGGGACGGAGGACTATATAATAGGGCAGAACCGCAATCGTGAGCTTGTTATATTTAGGTTTGATAGATGA